A genomic segment from Synergistaceae bacterium encodes:
- the glgC gene encoding glucose-1-phosphate adenylyltransferase, with protein sequence MYTGKHGRVLGIVLAGGKGERLMPLTRYRAKPAVYFAAKYRIIDFALSNLINSGIYSVYVLTQFKSQSLSEHIERGWQFGGAMRGRDFFVTTIPAQMWSGEHWFQGTADAVYQALHMITRYRADRVCIFAADHIYKMDVDQMIAWHMAQHADVTIAANVVPVEEANQFGCIKTDSKGRILEFMEKPKNPPEIPDKPGYSYVSMGNYVFERKVLEDSLTQDAMKEETSHDFGKDIIPDLVAHGMKVCAYDFSTNVLPHPSAETELIHQWRTDKPYWRDVGTLYAYWQAHMELIGHESEMTLYNPMWPIRTVSYGDPPSYCYPDSGHPCNINRVMLSEGSRIFGADVSNSVLARNCLVQAGSVVEQSIIGHDVVIGKNCRIKRAIIDGHNIIPDGTVIGEDPELDAKNYYVDPKSGIVVAGVPKELYLTGADSLEEAQSWDTMG encoded by the coding sequence ATGTACACAGGCAAACACGGAAGAGTGTTAGGCATCGTTCTCGCAGGAGGCAAGGGCGAGCGATTAATGCCGCTTACACGTTATCGCGCAAAGCCTGCAGTTTACTTCGCCGCAAAGTATCGTATCATTGATTTTGCACTCTCCAATTTAATTAACAGCGGGATTTATTCCGTTTACGTCTTAACCCAGTTCAAGAGTCAGTCTTTGAGCGAGCATATCGAACGCGGCTGGCAGTTCGGCGGAGCAATGAGGGGTCGTGATTTCTTCGTTACGACGATACCGGCGCAGATGTGGAGCGGTGAACACTGGTTCCAAGGCACAGCAGACGCAGTTTATCAGGCTTTGCACATGATTACGCGTTACAGGGCTGATAGAGTCTGTATCTTTGCCGCAGATCATATTTACAAAATGGACGTTGATCAAATGATCGCGTGGCACATGGCGCAGCACGCAGATGTAACAATCGCAGCTAATGTCGTACCGGTCGAAGAAGCGAATCAATTCGGCTGTATCAAGACAGACAGCAAAGGCCGCATACTTGAGTTCATGGAGAAGCCAAAGAATCCGCCCGAAATTCCCGACAAGCCCGGCTATAGTTATGTATCAATGGGCAATTACGTTTTTGAGCGCAAAGTACTTGAAGACTCACTCACTCAGGACGCAATGAAGGAAGAAACTAGCCACGATTTCGGAAAAGACATTATCCCCGATCTTGTAGCACACGGCATGAAAGTATGTGCTTATGACTTCTCGACGAACGTTTTGCCGCACCCAAGCGCAGAGACAGAATTAATACATCAGTGGAGAACTGATAAACCCTATTGGCGCGACGTAGGGACTCTTTATGCTTATTGGCAGGCTCATATGGAATTAATCGGACACGAGTCAGAAATGACGCTTTATAATCCAATGTGGCCGATTCGCACTGTGTCTTATGGTGATCCGCCTTCATATTGTTATCCTGACAGCGGCCACCCTTGTAATATTAATCGAGTCATGTTATCAGAAGGCAGCAGGATTTTCGGCGCAGATGTGTCTAATTCAGTTCTCGCGAGAAATTGTCTCGTTCAGGCTGGAAGCGTCGTCGAACAAAGTATCATCGGCCATGATGTTGTAATCGGCAAAAATTGCAGAATCAAACGCGCAATAATTGACGGTCATAATATTATCCCGGACGGCACTGTAATAGGCGAGGATCCGGAACTTGACGCGAAAAATTATTACGTCGACCCGAAATCCGGAATTGTCGTCGCAGGCGTGCCCAAAGAATTATATTTAACCGGCGCTGACTCACTTGAAGAGGCTCAGAGCTGGGACACAATGGGCTAA
- a CDS encoding glycogen synthase has protein sequence MAVKNGSGIKVLFVSTELAPFSKVGGLGDVAGSLPKALCQAGVDVRVVTPAWPGVLERVAASGVKTTTMRKKVYAAYDWRIHSAEIIKADVNGVTTYFLKAEDYSGDMYPSQLNFWTASPFAVFCMQALELKDVIDWVPDIYHCHDWTSAFLPCALAWHRHYRQTGEKSIMTLHNVAYQGIFEPSPFLEASGLEPWSFSSSTMEFYGQINLLKGGIVAATAVSTVSPTYANEIQTYESTRELSGILYQQRSKLRGIINGLDTKFWDPNGDKAIPAKFSVKDLKGKAACKRELLKRAGFDENTDAPVIVCVSRLVEQKGFDMVFNAAHQIAETGAKLLILGSGQDWIENGIMQAAEANPGSIKLFKGYDEPLSHLMYAGGDIFLMPSVFEPCGLSQMISMRYGTVPVVREVGGLRDTVFDVDRPEGGNGFTFLTCDVDGMMWALRRAIERYYNKDAWQKIMLEGMSEDFTWNKSAGLYRAMYEDLMQ, from the coding sequence CCTGCATGGCCCGGAGTTCTTGAAAGAGTCGCGGCTTCAGGCGTTAAGACAACAACAATGAGAAAAAAAGTTTACGCGGCTTACGATTGGCGCATTCATTCAGCAGAAATAATCAAAGCTGATGTCAACGGCGTAACTACATATTTTCTCAAAGCTGAGGATTATTCGGGCGATATGTACCCGTCGCAATTAAATTTCTGGACTGCTTCACCGTTTGCTGTTTTTTGTATGCAGGCATTAGAGCTGAAGGACGTTATTGACTGGGTGCCCGATATTTATCACTGCCACGACTGGACGAGCGCTTTTCTTCCGTGTGCTTTAGCTTGGCATAGACACTACCGGCAGACCGGCGAGAAAAGCATCATGACTCTTCACAATGTCGCCTATCAGGGAATATTTGAACCCTCGCCATTCTTGGAAGCGTCCGGACTCGAACCTTGGAGCTTTAGTTCGTCAACGATGGAATTTTACGGACAAATTAATTTGCTCAAAGGCGGAATCGTGGCAGCAACAGCAGTAAGCACAGTATCACCGACTTATGCGAATGAGATTCAGACTTATGAGTCAACGCGTGAATTATCCGGGATTCTCTATCAGCAGCGCAGCAAATTACGAGGCATAATTAACGGACTTGATACTAAATTCTGGGATCCTAACGGCGATAAAGCAATCCCCGCAAAATTTTCAGTAAAGGATCTCAAGGGTAAAGCAGCCTGCAAGAGGGAATTATTGAAGCGTGCAGGATTTGACGAGAACACAGACGCTCCTGTTATTGTGTGCGTGAGTAGACTCGTTGAGCAAAAAGGCTTTGACATGGTATTTAATGCAGCACATCAGATCGCAGAGACCGGCGCAAAATTATTGATTCTTGGTTCCGGCCAGGACTGGATCGAAAACGGAATTATGCAGGCAGCAGAAGCTAACCCCGGCAGCATTAAATTATTCAAAGGTTATGACGAGCCTTTATCGCACTTAATGTACGCGGGCGGAGATATTTTCTTGATGCCGTCAGTATTTGAACCTTGCGGATTGTCGCAGATGATTTCAATGCGTTATGGTACTGTACCTGTTGTGCGTGAGGTTGGCGGTCTTCGTGATACAGTTTTTGACGTTGACAGACCCGAAGGCGGGAACGGCTTTACTTTCTTAACCTGCGATGTTGACGGAATGATGTGGGCATTGAGGCGCGCTATCGAACGTTATTACAACAAAGACGCATGGCAGAAAATAATGCTCGAAGGAATGAGCGAAGATTTCACATGGAACAAATCAGCCGGTTTATATAGAGCAATGTACGAGGATTTAATGCAGTAA